The Salana multivorans genome window below encodes:
- a CDS encoding ABC transporter ATP-binding protein — translation MPVSPGPKRPAAPRSTPATMLRLLDWVRPVLPRIVMGGITALLASLMALAIPQVLRVVIEGPLLSSGSVTGLVWATALVLALGLIEAFLVWCRRVFIATAATGAEHDMRVELYHRLLDLPIAFHNRTSGGQLIQRSMGDLSAVRRWVAFGFVMMVVSSATIVVGVVLMIVNAWQLGLLYLVGAIVMVVLTFRLRRSYGAAARRARDQAGDLATNVEESVQGIRVLKAFGRGEDAHEDFFSQADELRRTELVKAGAQARITAVLTILPESLLAVSLGLGAYLVVHDQLTIGALSAFFVTAAVVNRPVEMLGNLLAMTLDARAALDRYLDVIDLPNPLTDPADPARLPAPATPEGSTVELRDVVVQFSPDEAPVLDGVDLVLPPGRTTALVGLTGSGKSTLLALLPRLLDTTSGSVLLDGVDVRDLSRRDVRSIVAPAFEDSVLFSTSVRDNVLMGAAATARAESTEGTDADGAAVLTPQEEDTRLAEALEAAQADFVADLEDGTDTIIGEEGLSLSGGQRQRLSLARAIAARPRVLVLDDPLSAVDVATETAATDALRRLLPGTTTLVVAHRPSTVALADHVVVLEGGRITGAGTHTELLAGHPHYRYVLTAMEQEHPADEDVADAEQAVDEVEHEIIDEAEQEAELDARLQDEEVAR, via the coding sequence ATGCCTGTGTCACCCGGCCCCAAGAGACCAGCAGCCCCCCGCTCGACCCCAGCAACGATGCTTCGCCTGCTCGACTGGGTTCGTCCCGTGCTGCCCCGAATCGTCATGGGCGGCATCACCGCCCTCCTCGCCAGCCTCATGGCGCTCGCCATCCCCCAGGTCCTCCGCGTCGTCATCGAGGGCCCGCTGCTGAGCTCCGGGTCGGTCACCGGCCTGGTCTGGGCGACGGCGCTCGTGCTCGCCCTCGGTCTCATCGAGGCCTTCCTCGTGTGGTGCCGCCGCGTCTTCATCGCGACGGCGGCGACGGGCGCCGAGCACGACATGCGCGTCGAGCTCTACCACCGCCTGCTCGACCTGCCGATCGCGTTCCACAACCGGACCTCCGGCGGCCAGCTCATCCAGCGCTCGATGGGCGACCTGTCCGCCGTCCGGCGCTGGGTCGCGTTCGGCTTCGTCATGATGGTCGTCTCCAGCGCGACCATCGTCGTCGGCGTCGTCCTCATGATCGTCAACGCCTGGCAGCTCGGCCTGCTCTACCTCGTCGGCGCGATCGTCATGGTCGTGCTCACGTTCCGCCTGCGCCGCTCCTACGGAGCCGCGGCCCGGCGCGCCCGCGACCAGGCGGGCGACCTCGCGACCAACGTCGAGGAGTCCGTCCAGGGCATCCGCGTGCTCAAGGCGTTCGGCCGCGGCGAGGACGCGCACGAGGACTTCTTCTCCCAGGCCGACGAGCTGCGGCGAACGGAGCTGGTCAAGGCGGGCGCCCAGGCACGCATCACGGCCGTCCTGACGATCCTGCCGGAGTCGCTGCTGGCCGTCTCGCTCGGGCTGGGCGCCTACCTCGTGGTGCACGACCAGCTCACGATCGGCGCGCTCTCCGCGTTCTTCGTCACCGCGGCCGTCGTCAACCGCCCCGTCGAGATGCTCGGCAACCTGCTCGCGATGACGCTCGACGCGCGGGCGGCCCTCGACCGCTACCTCGACGTCATCGACCTGCCCAACCCGCTGACGGACCCAGCCGACCCTGCGCGCCTCCCGGCCCCGGCCACGCCCGAGGGCTCGACGGTCGAGCTGCGCGACGTGGTGGTCCAGTTCTCCCCCGACGAGGCGCCCGTGCTCGACGGCGTCGACCTCGTCCTCCCGCCGGGCCGGACGACGGCGCTGGTCGGGCTCACCGGCAGCGGGAAGTCGACGCTGCTGGCCCTGCTCCCGCGCCTGCTCGACACCACCTCCGGCTCGGTCCTGCTCGACGGCGTCGACGTCCGCGACCTGTCCCGGCGCGACGTCCGCTCGATCGTGGCGCCGGCGTTCGAGGACTCCGTCCTCTTCTCCACCAGCGTCCGCGACAACGTGCTCATGGGCGCCGCCGCGACCGCCCGGGCCGAGAGTACCGAGGGGACCGACGCCGACGGTGCGGCCGTGCTCACCCCGCAGGAGGAGGACACGCGGCTGGCCGAGGCGCTCGAGGCGGCGCAGGCGGACTTCGTCGCCGACCTCGAGGACGGCACCGACACGATCATCGGCGAGGAGGGGCTCAGCCTGTCCGGTGGACAGCGTCAACGTCTCTCCCTCGCCCGGGCCATCGCGGCCCGCCCGCGCGTGCTCGTGCTGGACGATCCGCTGTCCGCCGTCGACGTCGCGACCGAGACCGCCGCGACCGACGCGCTGCGGCGGCTGCTGCCCGGGACGACGACGCTGGTCGTCGCCCACCGGCCGTCGACGGTGGCCCTCGCCGACCACGTCGTGGTGCTGGAGGGCGGGCGCATCACCGGGGCCGGGACGCACACCGAGCTGCTCGCCGGCCACCCGCACTACCGGTACGTGCTCACGGCGATGGAGCAGGAGCACCCCGCCGACGAGGACGTCGCGGACGCCGAGCAGGCCGTCGACGAGGTCGAGCACGAGATCATCGACGAGGCCGAGCAGGAGGCCGAGCTGGACGCCCGGCTCCAGGACGAGGAGGTGGCGCGATGA
- a CDS encoding bifunctional folylpolyglutamate synthase/dihydrofolate synthase, with product MSRDGADARRASEAGESEQRAREIYREILRRTPEHDFDPTIERVARVVDVLGSPQQMFRAIHLTGTNGKTSTARMIDALLRELGTRTGRFTSPHLSTVRERIAIDGEPLTAQEWVRAWDDVAPYIEMIDAELVASGKYGAGGELSFFEVLTAMALAAFADAPVDVAVLEVGMGGEWDSTNVVDAEVAVLTPISHDHERWLGHTLPEIAAVKSGIIKPGATAVVGNQESEVLEVIAARCVAVGARLVVEIETFDADADADGGVAELDAEAVLAALPDGTTPIALLSRAVAVGGQLVSMRGIGAVYEDVFLPLHGRHQAHNALVALAAVEAFLGGVALPADVVEAAFASVSSPGRMEIVRSSPTILVDAAHNVAGVRAAIDTLEEAFAFERLVGVFGAMADKDVEGMLVELEPVLAELVVSRSTSMRSMEVDDLAELAREVFGEDRVHVAERLDEALTLAVELAESEAYGVGAGAGVVALGSVVLAAEVRTLVGRG from the coding sequence ATGAGCCGGGACGGGGCCGACGCGCGGCGCGCGAGCGAGGCGGGCGAGTCCGAGCAGCGCGCGCGGGAGATCTACCGCGAGATCCTGCGCCGCACGCCGGAGCACGACTTCGATCCGACGATCGAGCGCGTCGCCCGCGTGGTCGACGTGCTCGGGTCGCCGCAGCAGATGTTCCGCGCGATCCACCTCACGGGGACGAACGGCAAGACGTCGACGGCCCGGATGATCGACGCGCTGCTGCGCGAGCTGGGCACCAGGACGGGCCGGTTCACCTCCCCGCACCTGTCGACCGTCCGGGAGCGGATCGCGATCGACGGCGAGCCGCTCACCGCGCAGGAGTGGGTGCGCGCGTGGGACGACGTCGCGCCCTACATCGAGATGATCGACGCCGAGCTGGTCGCGTCCGGCAAGTACGGCGCGGGCGGCGAGCTGTCGTTCTTCGAGGTGCTGACGGCGATGGCGCTGGCCGCCTTCGCCGACGCCCCGGTCGACGTCGCGGTCCTCGAGGTCGGCATGGGCGGCGAGTGGGACTCGACCAACGTCGTGGACGCGGAGGTCGCCGTGCTGACGCCGATCAGCCACGACCACGAGCGCTGGCTCGGCCACACGCTGCCGGAGATCGCCGCCGTGAAGTCGGGGATCATCAAGCCGGGGGCCACCGCCGTCGTCGGGAACCAGGAGAGCGAGGTGCTCGAGGTCATCGCCGCGCGGTGCGTCGCCGTCGGCGCCCGGCTCGTCGTGGAGATCGAGACGTTCGACGCCGACGCCGACGCCGACGGGGGTGTCGCCGAGCTCGACGCGGAGGCCGTGCTCGCCGCGCTCCCGGACGGCACGACCCCGATCGCGCTGCTGTCCCGCGCCGTCGCCGTCGGCGGCCAGCTCGTGTCGATGCGCGGGATCGGCGCCGTCTACGAGGACGTCTTCCTGCCGCTGCACGGGCGCCACCAGGCCCATAACGCGCTCGTCGCGCTCGCGGCCGTCGAGGCGTTCCTCGGTGGTGTCGCGCTGCCCGCCGACGTGGTCGAGGCCGCGTTCGCGTCGGTCAGCTCGCCGGGACGGATGGAGATCGTCCGCAGCTCGCCGACCATCCTCGTCGACGCGGCGCACAACGTCGCCGGGGTCCGCGCGGCCATCGACACGCTCGAGGAGGCGTTCGCGTTCGAGCGGCTGGTCGGCGTGTTCGGCGCGATGGCGGACAAGGACGTCGAGGGGATGCTCGTCGAGCTGGAGCCCGTGCTCGCGGAGCTCGTGGTCTCCCGCTCGACGTCGATGCGCTCGATGGAGGTCGACGACCTGGCCGAGCTGGCCCGCGAGGTGTTCGGGGAGGACCGCGTCCACGTCGCCGAGCGGCTCGACGAGGCCCTGACGCTCGCGGTCGAGCTGGCCGAGTCCGAGGCGTACGGCGTTGGCGCCGGTGCCGGGGTCGTCGCGCTCGGGTCCGTCGTGCTCGCGGCGGAGGTGCGCACGCTCGTCGGCCGCGGCTGA
- the ileS gene encoding isoleucine--tRNA ligase: MTSDSYPRHTDAGLVASPSFPAIEQRVLASWLIGDTFRKSVAARPTGENGENEFVFYDGPPFANGLPHYGHLLTGYVKDVVPRYQTMRGRHVDRRFGWDTHGLPAELEAERILGITDKSQIEEMGIEAFNAACRESVLAYTKEWEEYVTRQARWVDFENDYKTLDPGFMESVLWAFKQLYDKGLAYEGFRVLPYCWRDQTPLSNHELRMDDDVYQMRQDPALTVGLPFAPALAPANDHDQLDAVLAGTDLLVWTTTPWTLPSHQAVAVNPRVTYVVVEPEEGTPVALAAPGTRVLLAAARLSAYARELGEEPRVVAEIAGADLVGRRYFPPFPYFTDDAGRAEADNPACFQILAGDFVTTDDGTGLVHMAPAFGEDDMLACDALGITPIVTVGDAGEFTSLVPDYAGLQVFDANPRIIADLKAGSGPLAAVPAERRPLVVRHETYDHSYPHCWRCRNPLIYKAVSSWFVRVTDFRDRMGELNQEISWTPEHIKDGQFGKWLAGARDWSISRNRYWGTPIPVWVSDDPAYPRIDVYGSFEELARDFGDVPRNDAGQPDLHRPWIDRLTRPNPDDPTGRSTMRRIPDVLDVWFDSGSMPFAQVHYPFENADWFEHHYPGDFIVEYIGQTRGWFYTLHVLATALFDRPAFRSCVSHGIVLGSDGRKMSKSLRNYPDVNEVFDRDGSDAMRWFLMSSPILRGGNLVVTEEGIRAEVRGVLLPLWNAYYFFALYAGTLNGGAGYLAQPVAPEAVADLPVMDRYLLARTHDLAVQVTRAADAFDVAAACGLIREHIDLLTNWYVRTQRERFWAEDTRAFDTLCTALEALTRIMAPFAPLLTEEIWRGLTGGESVHLTDWPVTTRETEDGEHGGTVTYDVEPALVADPGLVAAMDRVREVVSTAHALRKANKVRVRQPLRSLVVVLSDADEAAALAPFADLVASEVNLKAVALEDLASDAAARYGVETRLSVNARAAGPRLGKDVQTVIRAAREGDWTQGPDGAVVAGGVVLLDGEYELVTQASAADEGDERQLAVQVLPGGGFVVLDLALDDALRAEGFARDVVRQVQDARKAADLHVSDRIDLRLGVPDERVADAETWRDHIARETLATSLAIGPVDAGELARGAVAVVDLRRDASTSEELA, encoded by the coding sequence TTGACGAGCGACAGCTACCCCCGCCACACCGACGCCGGCCTCGTGGCCTCCCCCTCCTTCCCCGCGATCGAGCAGCGGGTGCTCGCCTCCTGGCTGATCGGCGACACGTTCCGCAAGTCCGTCGCCGCGCGTCCGACGGGGGAGAACGGCGAGAACGAGTTCGTCTTCTACGACGGCCCCCCGTTCGCCAACGGCCTGCCCCACTACGGCCACCTGCTGACGGGCTACGTCAAGGACGTCGTGCCGCGCTACCAGACGATGCGCGGGCGGCACGTCGACCGGCGGTTCGGCTGGGACACGCACGGCCTGCCCGCCGAGCTCGAGGCCGAGCGCATCCTCGGGATCACGGACAAGTCCCAGATCGAGGAGATGGGCATCGAGGCGTTCAACGCCGCGTGCCGCGAGTCGGTGCTCGCCTACACCAAGGAGTGGGAGGAGTACGTCACGCGCCAGGCGCGCTGGGTCGACTTCGAGAACGACTACAAGACGCTCGACCCGGGCTTCATGGAGTCGGTCCTGTGGGCGTTCAAGCAGCTCTACGACAAGGGCCTCGCGTACGAGGGCTTCCGCGTCCTTCCCTACTGCTGGCGCGACCAGACGCCGCTGTCCAACCACGAGCTGCGGATGGACGACGACGTCTACCAGATGCGCCAGGACCCGGCGCTCACCGTCGGGCTCCCGTTCGCGCCGGCGCTCGCCCCCGCCAACGACCACGACCAGCTCGACGCCGTCCTGGCTGGCACCGACCTCCTGGTCTGGACCACGACGCCCTGGACGCTGCCGAGCCACCAGGCGGTCGCCGTCAACCCGCGGGTGACCTACGTCGTCGTCGAGCCGGAGGAGGGGACGCCGGTGGCGCTCGCCGCTCCCGGCACCCGGGTGCTGCTCGCCGCCGCCCGCCTGTCCGCCTACGCCCGCGAGCTCGGCGAGGAGCCGCGCGTCGTCGCCGAGATCGCGGGGGCCGACCTCGTCGGCCGCCGCTACTTCCCGCCGTTCCCGTACTTCACCGACGACGCGGGCCGCGCCGAGGCCGACAACCCCGCGTGCTTCCAGATCCTCGCCGGGGACTTCGTCACGACCGACGACGGCACGGGGCTCGTCCACATGGCGCCCGCGTTCGGCGAGGACGACATGCTCGCCTGCGACGCGCTCGGCATCACGCCGATCGTCACGGTGGGCGACGCGGGGGAGTTCACCTCGCTCGTCCCCGACTACGCGGGGCTGCAGGTCTTCGACGCGAACCCGCGGATCATCGCCGACCTCAAGGCCGGCTCGGGTCCGCTGGCCGCGGTGCCGGCCGAGCGTCGGCCGCTCGTCGTGCGCCACGAGACCTACGACCACTCCTACCCGCACTGCTGGCGCTGCCGGAACCCGCTCATCTACAAGGCCGTGTCGAGCTGGTTCGTCCGCGTCACCGACTTCCGGGACCGGATGGGGGAGCTGAACCAGGAGATCTCCTGGACGCCGGAGCACATCAAGGACGGGCAGTTCGGCAAGTGGCTCGCCGGCGCGCGGGACTGGTCGATCAGCCGCAACCGCTACTGGGGCACGCCGATCCCGGTGTGGGTGAGCGACGACCCGGCGTACCCGCGGATCGACGTCTACGGCTCCTTCGAGGAGCTGGCCCGCGACTTCGGCGACGTCCCGCGCAACGACGCCGGCCAGCCCGACCTGCACCGGCCGTGGATCGACCGGCTCACCCGGCCGAACCCCGACGATCCGACGGGTCGGAGCACGATGCGCCGCATCCCCGACGTGCTCGACGTGTGGTTCGACTCCGGCTCGATGCCGTTCGCCCAGGTGCACTACCCGTTCGAGAACGCCGACTGGTTCGAGCATCACTACCCGGGCGACTTCATCGTCGAGTACATCGGGCAGACGCGCGGCTGGTTCTACACGCTGCACGTCCTCGCGACGGCGCTGTTCGACCGGCCGGCCTTCCGCTCGTGCGTGAGCCACGGGATCGTGCTCGGCTCGGACGGGCGCAAGATGTCCAAGAGCCTGCGCAACTACCCGGACGTCAACGAGGTGTTCGACCGCGACGGGTCCGACGCGATGCGCTGGTTCCTCATGTCCTCGCCGATCCTGCGCGGCGGCAACCTCGTCGTGACCGAGGAGGGCATCCGGGCCGAGGTGCGCGGCGTCCTGCTGCCGCTGTGGAACGCGTACTACTTCTTCGCGCTCTACGCCGGGACGCTGAACGGCGGCGCCGGCTACCTCGCGCAGCCGGTCGCGCCGGAGGCCGTGGCGGACCTGCCAGTGATGGACCGCTACCTCCTCGCGCGCACGCACGACCTCGCGGTCCAGGTGACGCGCGCGGCCGACGCGTTCGACGTCGCCGCGGCCTGCGGGCTCATCCGCGAGCACATCGACCTCCTGACGAACTGGTACGTCCGCACCCAGCGGGAGCGGTTCTGGGCGGAGGACACCCGGGCCTTCGACACGCTCTGCACGGCGCTGGAGGCGCTCACCCGGATCATGGCGCCGTTCGCGCCGCTGCTCACGGAGGAGATCTGGCGCGGGCTCACCGGCGGGGAGTCCGTGCACCTGACGGACTGGCCGGTGACGACGCGGGAGACCGAGGACGGCGAGCACGGGGGGACCGTGACCTACGACGTCGAGCCCGCGCTCGTCGCCGACCCCGGGCTCGTCGCGGCGATGGACCGCGTCCGCGAGGTCGTCTCGACGGCGCACGCGCTGCGCAAGGCGAACAAGGTCCGCGTGCGCCAGCCGCTGCGCTCGCTCGTCGTCGTGCTGAGCGACGCCGACGAGGCGGCCGCGCTCGCGCCGTTCGCCGACCTGGTCGCGAGCGAGGTCAACCTCAAGGCCGTGGCGCTCGAGGACCTCGCCTCCGACGCCGCCGCCCGCTACGGCGTGGAGACCCGGCTCTCGGTCAACGCGCGCGCCGCGGGACCGCGCCTCGGCAAGGACGTCCAGACCGTCATCCGAGCCGCCCGCGAGGGCGACTGGACCCAGGGGCCGGACGGCGCGGTCGTCGCCGGCGGCGTCGTGCTGCTCGACGGGGAGTACGAGCTCGTCACCCAGGCGAGCGCCGCCGACGAGGGCGACGAGCGGCAGCTCGCCGTCCAGGTCCTCCCGGGCGGCGGCTTCGTCGTCCTCGATCTCGCGCTCGACGACGCCCTGCGGGCCGAGGGCTTCGCGCGCGACGTCGTGCGCCAGGTGCAGGACGCGCGCAAGGCCGCCGACCTGCACGTGAGCGACCGGATCGACCTGCGTCTCGGGGTCCCGGACGAACGCGTCGCGGACGCAGAGACCTGGCGCGACCACATCGCGCGGGAGACGCTCGCGACGTCGCTCGCGATCGGGCCGGTCGACGCGGGGGAGCTGGCCAGGGGAGCGGTCGCGGTCGTCGACCTGCGCCGGGACGCGAGCACGAGCGAGGAGCTGGCATGA
- a CDS encoding ABC transporter ATP-binding protein, whose translation MSRGERSPSLALLMSLARPVRGRVALLAVVVVLAQLALAAGPLLIAWGTDAALAAAQGRGELGPALVCSAVYLTAAIVGGVLSAATIKIAAGVSQSMLLDLRSRLFRHTQRLDLEFHERYTSGRVISRQTSDTEALRELLDGGVTALAGSALSMILTVVFLVTMDWPSGVVLLVALVPAVLVTRWFQQRSSVQFRRQRTASARLIVHFVEAMTGMRALQAFRRERRSSEDYTELALDYREANVESIRQFGVFDTSLTAIGNVTVALVLLVSGLRVIDGSMAIGVVLGSVMYARRFFAPLAQIGTFYNSLQSAIAALEKLSSLLAESPTVPEPTRPVGLARARGRVDFDHVEFGYGTLPAVLPDLDLHIPAGQQVALVGTTGAGKSTIAKLVARFYDVRRGSVRLDGVDLRDLASDDLRRAVVMVTQEAYLFSGSVAANIAIGNPRATRQQIEAAARAVGVHDVVMALPEGYDTPVDGRGVRLSAGQRQLVSFARAFLADPAVLVLDEATSSLDVPGERIVQEGLETLLADRTSIVIAHRLSTVMAADRVLVVEGGRIVEDGSPAELVEAGGHFAKLHEGWQATLG comes from the coding sequence ATGAGCCGGGGGGAGCGCAGCCCGTCCCTCGCGCTGCTGATGTCGCTGGCACGGCCCGTGCGCGGGCGCGTGGCGCTGCTCGCCGTCGTCGTCGTGCTCGCGCAGCTCGCCCTCGCGGCCGGGCCGCTCCTCATCGCGTGGGGGACCGACGCGGCGCTGGCCGCAGCTCAGGGCCGCGGCGAGCTGGGCCCCGCGCTCGTCTGCTCCGCGGTGTACCTCACGGCGGCGATCGTCGGCGGCGTGCTGTCGGCGGCGACGATCAAGATCGCGGCCGGCGTGAGCCAGTCGATGCTGCTCGACCTGCGCTCGCGACTGTTCCGGCACACCCAGCGGCTCGACCTGGAGTTCCACGAGCGCTACACCTCCGGCCGGGTGATCTCGCGGCAGACCTCGGACACCGAGGCGCTGCGCGAGCTGCTCGACGGCGGCGTCACGGCGCTGGCCGGCAGCGCGCTCTCGATGATCCTCACGGTCGTGTTCCTCGTGACGATGGACTGGCCGAGCGGCGTCGTGCTGCTCGTCGCCCTCGTCCCGGCCGTCCTCGTGACGCGCTGGTTCCAGCAGCGCTCCTCCGTGCAGTTCCGGCGCCAGCGCACGGCCTCGGCCCGGCTCATCGTCCACTTCGTCGAGGCCATGACCGGGATGCGCGCGCTCCAGGCGTTCCGCCGCGAGCGCCGCTCGTCCGAGGACTACACGGAGCTCGCGCTCGACTACCGCGAGGCGAACGTCGAGTCCATCCGGCAGTTCGGCGTGTTCGACACGAGCCTCACCGCCATCGGCAACGTGACGGTCGCGCTCGTGCTCCTCGTCTCGGGCCTGCGCGTCATCGACGGCTCGATGGCGATCGGCGTCGTGCTCGGCTCCGTCATGTACGCGCGGCGGTTCTTCGCCCCGCTCGCCCAGATCGGCACGTTCTACAACTCGCTGCAGTCGGCGATCGCCGCGCTGGAGAAGCTGTCGTCGCTACTGGCGGAGAGCCCGACCGTTCCCGAGCCGACCCGCCCGGTCGGCCTCGCCCGCGCGCGGGGCCGGGTCGACTTCGACCACGTGGAGTTCGGCTACGGAACGCTCCCCGCCGTCCTGCCCGACCTCGACCTGCACATCCCGGCCGGCCAGCAGGTCGCGCTCGTCGGGACGACCGGCGCCGGCAAGTCGACCATCGCCAAGCTCGTCGCGCGGTTCTACGATGTCCGGCGCGGCTCCGTCCGGCTCGACGGCGTCGACCTGCGCGACCTCGCGTCCGACGACCTGCGACGCGCCGTCGTCATGGTCACCCAGGAGGCGTACCTGTTCTCCGGCTCCGTCGCCGCGAACATCGCGATCGGGAACCCGCGCGCGACGCGCCAGCAGATCGAGGCGGCGGCTCGCGCGGTCGGCGTGCACGACGTCGTCATGGCGCTCCCCGAGGGCTACGACACGCCCGTCGACGGCCGCGGCGTCCGTCTCTCGGCCGGCCAGCGCCAGCTCGTCTCGTTCGCGCGGGCCTTCCTCGCCGACCCGGCCGTGCTCGTGCTGGACGAGGCGACCAGCTCGCTCGACGTCCCCGGCGAGCGGATCGTGCAGGAGGGCCTGGAGACGCTGCTCGCCGACCGGACGAGCATCGTCATCGCACACCGGCTCTCGACCGTCATGGCGGCGGACCGCGTGCTCGTCGTCGAGGGCGGGCGGATCGTCGAGGACGGCTCACCGGCCGAGCTGGTCGAAGCTGGCGGGCACTTCGCCAAGCTCCACGAGGGCTGGCAGGCGACGCTGGGCTGA
- a CDS encoding HAD hydrolase-like protein has protein sequence MGTTTAAPLVLLDLDGTLTDSAPGIMASAAAAFDALGLARPTPDELRSFVGPPLPVSMRALGVPPERLSEAVRAYRASFAAGNMWDNRVYDGIPEQLGLLRAAGCTLAVATSKPEVYARPICERFGLTARVDRVYGAPLDDVPSSKASVIAHSLADLRRRELVPDAERILMVGDRHHDVEGAREHDIDCLGVGWGYAVLGELADAVGIVPRVDDLAAAVLARLTG, from the coding sequence ATGGGGACGACGACGGCTGCTCCCCTCGTCCTGCTCGACCTCGACGGCACGCTGACCGATTCCGCACCCGGGATCATGGCATCGGCGGCCGCGGCGTTCGACGCCCTCGGTCTCGCACGACCCACGCCGGACGAGCTGCGCTCGTTCGTCGGTCCGCCCCTGCCGGTCTCGATGCGAGCGCTCGGCGTGCCGCCCGAGCGCCTCAGCGAAGCCGTGCGGGCATACCGCGCCTCGTTCGCCGCGGGCAACATGTGGGACAACCGGGTCTACGACGGCATCCCGGAGCAGCTCGGGCTCCTGCGCGCAGCAGGCTGCACGCTCGCCGTCGCCACGTCGAAGCCTGAGGTCTACGCCCGTCCGATCTGCGAGCGGTTCGGGCTGACCGCACGTGTCGACAGGGTCTACGGCGCGCCGCTCGACGACGTCCCGTCCTCGAAGGCGAGCGTCATCGCGCACTCGCTCGCAGACCTGCGCAGGCGCGAGCTCGTCCCCGACGCGGAGCGCATCCTCATGGTGGGCGACCGCCACCACGACGTCGAGGGTGCGCGCGAGCACGACATCGACTGCCTCGGCGTCGGCTGGGGCTATGCCGTCCTGGGCGAGCTCGCCGACGCGGTCGGCATCGTCCCGCGCGTCGACGACCTCGCGGCCGCCGTGCTCGCTCGCCTCACCGGCTGA
- a CDS encoding MFS transporter translates to MPVTDPFGSPEPAGSPATLDRSRVDALRRRTIVLLSVAQVFSGLAAGSVVSIGSLLAVEITGNDAFAGSVTTAATLGAAFSALWLARLALARGRRASLSSGLLLASVGAVAFVLASVWQSFPLLLAGGALMGVGSAVNLQARFAATDLSTPGSRARDLSLVVWMSTVGAVTGPNLVGLGGPLGRLTGLPELGAAFLFSLAGMLAAMLVLWIGLRPDPLAVAREGEHGHSVVTGVRTRVPITEALATLARFPRAVGALLGILVAHAVMVAVMSMTPVHMAGHGASISLVGLTVSLHIAGMYALSPVMGWLSDRIGAPVVLVLGLLTQVAAVAVAGTSGASAGATTIGLVLLGVGWSAATVAGSSSIAGAVPGDGRVAIQGLSDSLMSFAGAGGGALAGVALARIGYDGLNLAAGVLAAAGAVAAFLVQRRAATRDAPVV, encoded by the coding sequence GTGCCCGTGACCGACCCCTTCGGCTCCCCCGAGCCCGCCGGCTCCCCCGCCACCCTCGATCGCTCCCGCGTCGACGCGCTCCGCCGGCGCACGATCGTCCTGCTCTCCGTCGCCCAGGTGTTCAGCGGCCTCGCGGCCGGCTCGGTCGTGTCGATCGGTTCGCTGCTGGCCGTCGAGATCACCGGGAACGACGCGTTCGCGGGGTCGGTCACCACCGCGGCGACGCTCGGCGCCGCCTTCTCCGCGCTCTGGCTCGCCCGCCTCGCGCTGGCCCGCGGCCGCCGCGCGTCACTCAGCTCGGGCCTGCTGCTGGCCTCCGTCGGGGCCGTCGCGTTCGTCCTCGCGTCGGTGTGGCAGAGCTTCCCGCTGCTCCTGGCCGGCGGCGCACTCATGGGCGTCGGTTCGGCCGTCAACCTTCAGGCGCGGTTCGCGGCGACCGACCTGTCGACACCGGGCAGCCGCGCCCGCGACCTCTCGCTCGTCGTGTGGATGAGCACCGTCGGCGCCGTCACCGGCCCCAACCTGGTCGGGCTCGGCGGCCCGCTCGGCCGCCTCACCGGGCTGCCCGAGCTCGGGGCGGCGTTCCTCTTCTCGCTCGCCGGCATGCTCGCGGCGATGCTCGTGCTGTGGATCGGCCTGCGGCCGGACCCGCTCGCCGTCGCGCGCGAGGGCGAGCACGGGCACAGCGTCGTCACGGGGGTCCGCACCCGCGTGCCGATCACCGAGGCGCTGGCGACGCTGGCGCGCTTCCCCAGGGCCGTCGGGGCGCTGCTCGGGATCCTGGTGGCGCACGCCGTCATGGTCGCCGTCATGTCGATGACGCCGGTCCACATGGCGGGGCACGGTGCCAGCATCAGCCTGGTCGGTCTCACCGTGAGCCTGCACATCGCCGGGATGTACGCGCTCTCCCCCGTGATGGGCTGGCTCAGCGACCGGATCGGCGCCCCCGTCGTGCTCGTCCTCGGCCTGCTGACGCAGGTCGCCGCGGTCGCCGTCGCCGGCACGTCGGGGGCCAGCGCGGGCGCGACGACGATCGGTCTCGTCCTGCTCGGCGTCGGCTGGTCGGCGGCGACGGTCGCCGGGTCGAGCAGCATCGCCGGCGCCGTTCCCGGTGACGGCCGCGTGGCCATCCAGGGCCTCTCGGACTCCCTCATGTCGTTCGCCGGCGCCGGCGGCGGCGCGCTGGCCGGGGTCGCCCTGGCCCGCATCGGGTACGACGGCCTCAACCTGGCCGCCGGGGTGCTCGCCGCGGCCGGCGCCGTCGCCGCGTTCCTGGTCCAGCGGCGCGCGGCGACGCGGGACGCCCCCGTCGTCTGA